The genomic stretch CAGAACAATTAGGCTGTTTTTTCAGCCGATCGCCCAGGTTTTGTACCTAAGAAATCTACTTGATACCTAAGAAATTTAATGTTCTTCCGACTGATAGCGATCGCCGAAAATCCCTGACCAGAAATTGTGACCAGAAATTGTGACCAGAAATCGTGACCAAAAATTCTGACTAAAAACCTGGAGCGTTGGGAGCCGAGAAAAATGAAAAAAATGCACCAGATGCAATTTTGCGATCGCCTCTACAACAAAGCGGATCGAAAAATGAACAAACTGGTGCAGGACAGGAAGTTTAAGGGATTAGAATTCTGGAATCGAGATTTATGGAATTGCCGGAGCCGTGCAGGCTTCTGCGTTGGGGAAGTTCAGCAGTTTTCCGAGCGAGAGGCAAACAAACGGATTTTGGGGAACCGGAGGCTTGCCCGCCGCTACCCAGAGCTTCAATCGTTTGGGATCGTAAATTGCCTGACGCAGAGAACCGTTGCCGCCAGGACTGCTGTTATCGTCAAAGGTTGTGGTGGGGCTGGCTTCCAGCGTATAGGGATTAACGCGATCGCGCAAAATCTGGGTCATGATGGTCGGATCGATGCGTCCGTAATAGGAATCCTGCCCTTCGGGTTGGAGCAGCTGCTCATAGCGGGCGTAGCGCGAAAGCGTTGAATTGTCGGGCGGTGCCTGCTTGTCAAACATTTCCGAGACGACGAAGTGATTGGTGGCAAACAGTACGCCATTGTCCTGCAAGGGACGTACCGCAAAGCTCTGTCCGGTGAATTCCAGCACGCCCGCCTGCTTTGAATTGCCATCGGTGAGCATGATGATATTCGGGTGAACTTTGGGCTGCGACTGCATGAAGGTCACGGCTTCCTCAAAGCTGGTAGCCCCCTGAAGCACCTGCGCCATCATCTGCACGTTGCTGCCTCCCGAAAACGATAACTCCTCTGTATTTCTAGTTTCAGCCGTATCCAGACCTAGGGAAATTCCGGCAACATTTAAGCCCGAATTGGGCCAGAGAACGCCCGGATAGGTGACAAAAACGTGGGGTAAGCCATCCTGCGGCTGTCGCACAAAAACCACCGGATTATTGATGATGTAGTCGATCGGCGTTCCGTTATCGACCGTGCTGCCGTGGTAGAGATAGCCATCCACCGTGGCGGCATTGGCTGCGACAAATTGGCTACAGCCGTCCCAAAATAGCTCCTGAGGCAGCGTATAGCCAAACACGCTCTGATACACATCCCCATACGCCAGCACCATACAGGAATCTGGGGTAATGCCTAAATCCTGCGTTGCCGCCGCCAACCCGCGACATTCTTCCAGCGCATAGGCATAGGATCGCTGTTTCGCCAGGTGCCCCAATGCCAGACCGCGACCGACAAAGCGCAGGGTTTCCAGAACCGGCTGACCGATCGAGGCAATTTCGTCGTGGAGAAACTGTCCGTGCTGATAGCCCATGTCGTAGGGAGTCCCTTCTAGCCAAACGACTTTGAGATTGCCAATGTCTTCCCGATGGGCAGCAACGGGCTTCCAGTCGGGCGGCAAATACTTGGCTCGCGTTTCGGGGGCGATCGTCAGCGGCGCTAGAACGGTGGAGTTTGCGATGGGCTGACTGCAATCACAGGTTTGCTCGGCAACCGAAGCCTGAACTTCAACCAGCCAATCCTCCAGGCTGACGACCTGTTGCTGCAAGTTAACCGTTCGGAGGCGAGAGGCGGTTTGTCCCAGACGCGCCAATCGGGCACCATTAATTCGCATTTCCTGGGTGGGATAGTGGTACAGCAGCTCCAGAAACGTAATGCGATTATCGTCTGCGGCGGACAGCACCAGTGCCGATCGCAATGCCTGAATATTGGCAAGCTTGGAGGGCGTATGCACAATTTGCCCCACCTGGAACAGCAGGTATTCGCCGAGCAGCGAGTTGAGCGTTCTATCCAGGAAGCGGACATTCATCTTGATTTCTTGAGTCAGCGCGATCTGTAAATCCTCCGGTTTGATCCCGGCAATGTTCAAGTAAAATTGCCATCCACCGGGAAGCTTCCCAGTCTCCACAAATTCTGTTAGCTCGGCGATCGTGATGTACTGGCGCAATGGACCAAACTCAATCACCAGTCGTTTGTCAGGCAGGGGAGAACTCTGTTGATTCGAGCGAGAAGCGATCGCGATCGCATTCCTATTCACTTGCTCTGTGGATTCTTCTATAGATTTTCCTGTGGATTCCTCTGCTGATTCTCCTATTGATTTCCCTGCTGATGCAGATGTTGATGTAGGTGATGTTGATGTAGATGACGTAGATGATGTTGATGTAGATGTTGATTTAGATATCGATGCAGATGGAGCCTCAGTCAGCAGCGATTTAACCGTTTGGCTTCCTTCCTGATAGGCGATCGCAGCTGGGCTATCTGAATCACTAACTACGGCTTGGCAATTGCACAGCATTTCAGGCAGCAGCTTTTCTGCAACGCTCAGGATTGGGCTAATGCGCGTCACAAACAAATTGACATCCTGATAGACAGGCAGCAGCTCATCCAGGGAAAGGCGAGCAGTGGACTCAGGGTAGGCGGCTAATAGATCAATGAGCGAAAAGGTTTGATTTTCGTTCTTCAGGACTTCCCCAAATGCTTTAGAGAGAGGTTCCAAACGCTCCCTTCTCAGCGGATCGCCGATCGCCTTACTGATTTCAAGCAGGGCAAACTCCTTGGGAATCAGCGGTGTTGACCGCGCCGAAATGGCAGTAGTCAGAGCATTACGAACGTCTATGGGGTTCTGCTGAGATTGCTCAAAGAATTGCTGAAGTGCCTCAGAGGGAGTTCCCGTTTCGGCAAACTGCTGGAGTTCGGTTAAGGGAATATTTAATTTCAGATCGCGGTACTGCAACAGAATGGTTTCTGAGGCATTGGCTCGACCAATCAGAATCAGGCAAATCATGCCCACAGCAAGCAGTAGATTTCGCCAGACTGAAAATTTTCTTAACACGGCTTCAAGACCTAATAACGGCATTGCTATGAGCAGGGTACAGCAACTAATTATTCCTGCCAACGCAAAATCAATCGTTTGTCTTGCCTGATATCGTGGGTCTTAAAAATAGTTTAAGAAGTCAGTCGTACTCGCCCAACAAAATCATTTAACGCAGCTTTTGCCAGGGGATTCTGCGAGAGGGCAAGTATTATAAGTAGTGTATTGTAGTATATTGCCGTAAAAACAGATCGGGCTAAGCAAGGGTTACATTGAGTATGCCCATCCTGTACGCACAGCCATCCTGAAAACTTGAGTTTGGTCTGGTATATACATCTGGTACACACATGGGTAGCCCCCTTCATTCGGGATCATTGAGTCGGGATAATGAACAAACCACGATCGCCGATACCGACCCCTTCTATTAGAGCCAGCCGTTCTTCCCAGCGCAGTGGAACGACGGCAACCGGGCAGCGAGGATCGCGGCGAACCGATTGGGGACGGGGTCTGGTGGGGGTCTGGGCTTTGGCTGCGGCAACGGCAACGGCGCTGAATTTAGGTGTGGTGCAGTTTCTAGAACGCCAGGTGCAAACGCTGTTCTTTGAGATGCGGGGCGCAGTCACTCCTCCCAGGGAAATTGTGATTCTGGCGATCGATGAGAGTTCGCTGACGCAGGGAGAATTTTTCCGGTCTGATCCGGGACGCTATGCGGATTTAGCGCCTATCCAGTCCTGGCCCTGGGAACGCAGCGCCTATGCAGCGGTTGTGGATAAACTGATGGCAGCGGGGGCAGATGCAGTCGCGATCGATGTGATTTTTTCCTCGCCCAGCAGCTACGGGGAGCAGGACGATCGGCAGTTTGCCCAGGTACTCCAGAAATACGCGGGACGAGTGACGCTGGCATCCCAGTATGGCGAGGTGGAAACACTCCAGGGCTACACCACCCAACTCACTTCACCGCTGCTCGACTTCTGCGATCGTCCTGACTGTACGGGATTTATTAACTTTCCCATTGAGCCAAATTATCGGATTCATCGATTGGGGGAGTCCTTTTTACAGCAGTTTTTACAAAATGCGCCTCCGGCTGAAGCGGAAGTTCTGCCTCAAACTCCCTCCTTTGCCAAATCGACCTTGCAGGCGGCTCAGCGCTCCTATCCTACTCCTGCTGGAGAATCTATATTCTTCTATGGTCCTGCCAACAGTTTCACCCAAATTCCTTTTTGGACGGTGCTAGACCCGGAGGCGTGGCAGGTTTCGCTACAGTCGGACACCTTCAAAAACAAAATTGTGCTGATTGGCTCAACGGCGGCAGTGCATCAGGACTTTCATGCGGCTCCCTTCTCAAAAAGCTGGCTCTACCCGCAGCCCATGTCCGGTGTTGAGGTTCATGCCAATGCGATCGCTACGCTGCTGGAAGGACGATCGATCGCGGAAGCAGTGCCCCAGGCTCCTCTGAGGGGATTATGGGTGTTGGTGGGTGTAGTCGGTGCGGGCTGGTGGTTTACCCGTCAAAAGCAGCCTTTGCGTCGGTTCATCTGGGCGATCGGGTTTGCGGCGGGGTGGCTGGGCGTAGGCTATGTGCTGTTTGTGCAGGCGAGGCTGATCATTCCGACGGCGGTTCCGGCAGGGGCGATCGCGCTAAGCGGATTGGGACAGCTAATTGTGGGTTCGGCAAAGGAGCAGGTCAAAAAGCGGCAGCTGCGCGACACACTAAAGCAGTACGTGACCTCGCCGATCGTGCAGGAGATTATCAGCCAGCATGATGACCTTCAGGATTTGCTGCGGGAACGCGAGCTGGCTTTAGCGGGAAAGGTGCTGGTTAGCCGCTATCGAATTACACGGGTTTTGGGGTCGGGCGGATTCAGTGAAACCTATATTGCGGAAGACCTTCAGCGACCCGGCAATCCCCAGTGCGTCGTCAAGCAGCTGCGCGTGGCAAGCAACAACCCCAAAACGTTGAGGGAGGCAAAGCGACTGTTTGCGATCGAAGCAGAAACCCTGGAACGGCTGGGACGGCACGATCAGATTCCGCGCCTGCTGGCATCCTTCGAGGAGGATCAGGAATTTTATCTGGTGCAGGACTACATTCAGGGACAGCCGCTAACCCGCGAAATTTTGCCGCAGCGCATCCTGCCTGAATCGAGAGTCGTGCAGATGATTGCTGAATTACTGAATGTATTGGCGTTTGTCCATAGTCAGGGCGTGATTCACCGGGATTTGAAGCCCTCGAATATTATCCGGCGGCGATCGGACGATCGGCTGGTGCTAATTGATTTTGGTATCGCAAAAAAAATTACAACCCAGCTTGCGGAGGGCAGCGGCAACACCAAATTTACGATCGCCGTGGGAACTCCGGGCTATATGCCAAGCGAGCAGTCCGCCGGACGCCCCCAGTTTAATAGCGATATCTATGCGCTGGGAATGATGGCGATCGAGGCGTTAACCGGGCAATCTGCCCATATTCTTAACCACGATGCCCGCACAGGTGCGATTCGATGGGTGCAGCAGGCGCGGAGCGTTAATCCGGCTTTAGCGGCAATTCTCAATAAGATGGTGCATCACGACTTTACCCAGCGCTATCGATCGGTGCAGGAGGTACAGCGTGACCTGATGGCGCTTTATCCGGATCTGGCAATCGCAGATGGCGCGATCGCGGACGAATCCGACAAAAGCGCTGAAAGACCAGACGCACCGTTACCCAGAGGACTTGCCCTTGAGACGCAGAACCCCGATGACGATCGAACCATTTCGCTGCCGGAGGACTGGCTGAATCAGGAGGAAATGGACGGTGGATTTCTGGATAAGACGTTGCCGCTGCCTCAGCATGGGCTGGAGGAGTAGAGGAGCCGATCGCGGCTAGCCCATTTCTGCCAATTCAGGCGAACTATTATGATCAGTACGATCGGTTAGGCAGGTAAACCAGACTACAAATTCGGTAAGATGGGGGATAACTTTTTCAGGTGATGCTTTCAGTTCCTCCAGAGCGACGCTCAGACAAAATCAGGGTTTGACAGAATCAGGGTGATTGGCAAATCGATTTGCCTGGAACTTATCTACTATGTCACCGTCCTACAAGCTCAGACGCTTAACCAGATTCTTCGATCGAAGAATTTAGTGAAAACTTGCTAAAAGATTCACTTGTTAAGGGTCTGGCAGTGCTGCAAAACTCGTAGAGATCCTGCATGGCTCGCCGTACCATTCCCGTTATCCTCGCGATTCTGTCCAGTACCGTGCTTCTGGCAGCGGAAGTGTATGCCCAGACCCCTCTAAACCGGGCGGTTGTGGCATCTATGCGTAATCAGGTGCAGCTTCTCCGTCGGAATCAGTCTCCCCGTGCGGCACGTCTTTCCGATGCTATTACGCCGGGTGAAGGGGTTTCTACGGCGCGAGCTTCGTTGGCAGAACTGCGGTTTAATGATGGCTCTCTGGGAAGACTGGGAGAGCAGGTGGTGTTCTGGTTCTCGCCCGGAACGCGCAATTTTCGCCTCTCGAACGGTACAGCTCTGTTTCTGATTACTCCCGGACAGGGCAGGACCCGCATCCAGACGCCCAATGCTACCGCTGGAATTCAGGGTTCGGCGCTGTTTGTTCGCTACATTCCGGAAACAGACACGACCATTATCGGCGCGTTGACCGATAGCGGCATTGAGGTCTTCAATCGCGATGGATCGCAGCAGGAACCCCTGCGGGGCGGGCAAATGGCAGTGGCGATCGGCGATCGGATTGAGCAGGTCTATGATTTTGATTTAAATACTTTCTACGAAACCAGTACGCTGGTGCGCGGGTTAGCGCCAGGTCGCGATCGACCCTCTAATCCATCAGAAGCCGAATCTCGCGATGCAGCAATCTCCCAGGTGCAGGAGGAAATGCAGACGGCGATCGAGCAACAGCAGCAAATTCCTGCCGATCAAGCAGTTGAAACGCCCGATTTCGTTCGCGTGCCAGAGCGCAGTGCGGAGGAACCCCCGATTGAAACGCCTGTCTTTAATAATTTTCCGGAACCGAGTCCCGCTAATCCTACTGAGGCTCTAAATCCTACCGACAACCCCAATTTCACCCAAACTCCCCGTCCGTCTGAAGATCCAGTAAGGGATAACCAGCCCGTCAATCCAGTTCTCGATCGCGATCTACAGCCGCCTGCCCCCACTCCACAAAATCGCCTGGAGCAGGTCACGACTGACCCCAGAGTAGACGATCGGCGGGAACCCCCTCGACGTCCCGGTGATGGCAATGGGCGTCCTGATAATCCCGGTAACGGTAGACCGGATAACCCCGGCAACGGGAATGGCAGACCGGACAATCCGGGGGTCGGCAGACCGGATAACCCTGGTAACGGAAACGGTAGACCGGATGTAGGCGATCGTCCCGGCAATGGAAATGGTAGACCCGACAACCCAGGAAATGGACGTCCTGATAACCCCGGCAATGGCAGACCGGATAATCCTGGAAACGGCAATGGCAGACCAGATATAGGCGATCGTCCGGGTAACGGGAATGGTAGACCCGACGCAGGCGATCGTCCCGGCAATGGGAATGGACGTCCTGATAATCCAGGCAACGGCAACGGTAGACCCGATGTAGGCGATCGTCCGGGTAATGGAAACGGCAGACCCGATAATCCTGGAACTGGTAGACCTGATAATCCCGGTAATGGTAGACCCGATAATCCTGGAATCGGTAGACCTGACAATCCCGGTAATGGCAGACCTGATAATCCTGGAACTGGTAGACCTGATAATCCGGGTAATGGCAGACCCGACAATCCTGGCAACGGCAATGGAAATGGACGTCCCGATAATCCCGGCAACGGCAATGGACGCCCTGACGCAGGCGATCGTCCGGGTAACGGCAATGGCAGTGGACGCCCTGATAATCCGGGTAATGGCAATGGCGTGCCTGATGTAGGCGATCGTCCCGGCAACGGCAACGGTAATGGTAACGGTAACGGCAACGGTAGACCGAATGCAGACGATCGTCCCGGCAACGGCAATGGCGGTGGTAATGGGCAACCCAGCGGAGGCGATCGTCCGGGTAATGACAACGGAAACGGAAACAATAACGGTAGTGGACAGCCAAACGCAGGCGATCGTCCCGGTAATGGAAATAATAACGACAACGGTAGACCGAATACAGGTGATCGTCCCGGTAACGGAAGTGGTAATGCGGGTAGCAATGGTGGTGGAAATGGTAACGGAATTGTGAGACCTCCCGGAAATAACCGTCCCGATCGCGGAAATAATGGACGTAATTGAGACTGGTTAGAGGCGTGAAAAAAGTATGTTTGTTGAGCTATTCGATTCTATGGATGGGTTGCCTCTGGAGCCATTCACAGGATGCCAGTGCCGAAACCTTAGCCGCCCAAGCGAATTCTGCCTCTCGAAGCAGAAGCAATGAAACGGCTCAAGCCGATCGCCCCTCTATAGCGCAAAGCGATCGGGCATCGATTCAGTCGCTTTGGACTGCCAATATTGCACCTGCGGAATTGAGTTTGCCTCCGCGGATTGCTTCCAGCGTGAGTTATTCTGCCGCCCAGTCCCATCCTACAGCGAGTCGTTTTACAGATAGACAGCGATTGAGGGAAACGGCTTTAGAGGAAGTGTCCAGGCTGATCGATCGCCAGAGCCAGACTGTGGAAGTTCAAGCACCGAAAGCGTCTTCCGATTTTCGGCAATCTTCTGTTCGTTCTTCTGTTCCTCCACTGTTCGCAGAAGTAGCGATCGGAGAATCAATTGAATCGGACATTAATCAAATTGCTCCAATTGCGCTAATTGCTCAAAATCGCCCAATCGATCAAGCAGAGGGAACGTCACCAGCGACCGATTCACAAACAATTGATCCAGAGTTAGGAGAGCTACGGCTTCGCGATACGGATGCGATCGAGCAACCCACTGAACAATCTGCCGAGCAATCTTCGGCTGACGCAACGGCTGACCCAGAGTTAGGAAGGCTCCGACTGCGCGATCGACCCCCGCTCCAACCACCCGCAGCGCAACAGCCCCCGCCCGCAGAACCGCAAACCGTTTTCCTGCTGGGCAGCATCGATTACTTTAGAAGCGACAATATCCTGGCGGATGATCTTGACCCGGTTGATGATCAGATCATTACCGTGGGAGCATCTCTGCTTGCGATTCCCAGGCTTGGCTCTCGAACGCAGCTGGTGGCATCGGCGGGAGCGAATCTTGCGCGTTATAGCGACCTGACGGAACTCAACTACAGCAATATTCAACTGCGGTTAGGCATTCGTCAAAATCTATTTCCCCGTACCTTTGGTGAACTGAGCTGGACAAATCAGCAGTTCTTTTCCTCAGGGGATGGCGATCGCTTTCTCAACGATCATGCCCTGCGGCTTTCTCTCTGGCGACGCGACCCGATTGTGCCCCGGCTTAATTTAGATACCTTTTACCAGTTCCGCCTGAGTTTCACTGATCCCATCGATCGCAGCCGTCTTTCCAATACGCTGGGGGCTTACCTCAACTACGAATTGCAGCAAAATTTAGAAGTCGGACTGGACTATCAGTTTAGCCTCACCCACTTTACACAGCAGGAGCGTGAGGATAGCTACCATCAACTGACTGCCCAACTGAGCTACGACCTTTCCCGCGAAAGCCGGATTAGCCTGTACGGTGGGTTTAGCTTTGGGCGATCGTCTGAGTCCAGCATTAACTTTAATAGCGGCATCCTGGGGGTTAGCTTGAGTGCCAATCTTGCCCTTTTCTAGCAGAGGAAGGCAAGGTTAGCGAAGCATGTTAATCCATCCTCTAACTTAATGGGGATCAACGATCGCTAAAGAAACAACTATAATAAACAGTATTAACACGATAAATTCAGATAACAGATTCAGGCAACAGATTCAGACAAAAATTCAAATAGGATTCAGATAGAATTCTATCCAGTTTTGAGCGAGGGATAATATGATCTCTTGTACGTCAACTCATACGATTTAATCTTTCCCCGTTAATTCTTTTGATTTAGCAAACAAAGTTGCTTAGGTTGTCTCTACAAATCCTGATCAGCTAACAGTTGTGGGCTAACAGCCATAAGCTAACCATCATTTTGTGAGCAGAGCTTCTGCAAAATCTGTTCGTTTTATTTGGCTGAGTTTTCCAAATTCTCTGTATTTTCGTGTTTTTAATCAGCGGCAATCTATTGTGCTGCTGTTTATTCCATTGAGGTTGTTTAATGCAATGCTAGACCTATCTAAACCCCAAGCAAGACCCCAGGAATTTATTAAGCCAGCGGTAAACTGTCTGGTGAGCTACGTTCTGGAAATGCTAACGGCGATCGATATCCAGCAACTCCAGCCCACGTTTGCCCATCTTCCTGCCGATCCCTATTTGGAAGGAGGTTATCGATTTCGGCGGCTTTCCCACTTCAAAGTGGAGGGCGATCGTTTAGTGCAGCAGCCCCATCGTCGTTTCTTCCAGGGCAAGCAAGTGAATCCGCTGCTGGGCGATGTAGTGCGAGAGTATGCCGAATTGGAGGATGAGCTAGTTCAACAGGAAGCTTTCCAGCGAATGGTCTGGGAGTTCTATCAGTTCTGCCAAATCTGTTCCCCCCATCGGGAAATTGGCGTACATCAGATTCGCACGATCGCCTCACCGCAGAAGCAGGGAAACCCTGCCCCAGAAGGCATCCATCGGGATGGCGTTGATTTAGTCGGAATTTTTGCCGTCGATCGCCACCACATTCGTGGGGCTGAAACCCATCTCTACCTGAACCAGCAGGATCGCCAGCCTATCTTCAGTAAAGTTCTGCATCCGGGCGAGTTGCTCGTTTTTAAGGACGACCAGTATTTGCACTACACCTCTCCCATCAAAGCAACAGGCTATGGACAGGGAACCAGAGATGTCTTTGTCCTCACTTGCCCTGGACTGTTTCCTCCCGAAGAGTGATGACTTAAATTAACCAATCTCGTAACCAACTTTTCCGTTTAGGCTTGAACTCAGGCTTAAACGGTTTGTGTGTTTAAATAGAAATTCAAACGTTGGAGGTTTGGGGATTACTTACTTTTATAACTTCTTAACAACAATTCATTTAATGTTCGGCTCTCTATCTTTTAAATCGAACTATCTCATCGACAGACCGTTAAATATACGAATTGACTATTAGAATTGCTAAATTTTGTAATTCTTCACATTTTTATTTCGTAGCTCCTCATTCTGGATGATGTTCTGCCTGTAATTATTGCTAACCATTAGGGAAAGAGTTAGAAAAAATAAAAACATTTATGTCACCTGGCGTATTGATTCTAATCGCGGCACTAGGAATCGCGCTATTGCTGCTGCTTGTGATTAAATTTCGACTACAGGCGTTTTTGGCACTATTAATTGCAAGCCTGTTTGTGGCGATCGTGGGAGGAATTCCCTTAAACGAAGTTGCAAAAACGATTCAAGACGGAATGGGGAGTACCCTTGGCTTTATTGCCATTGTGGTGGGGATTGGCACGATGCTCGGCGAAATGCTGCGGATTAGTGGCGGTGCAGAGCAGCTTGCCCGTACCATCGTCGGTCGATTTGGTGAGGAGCGAGCTCCCTGGGCACTGGGTTTAACCGGATTTATCGTTTCGATTCCGGTCTTTTTTGATGTGGGGTTAATTATTCTGATTCCGCTGGTCTACAGTCTGACTCAGCGAACCGGACGATCGCTTCTCTACTATGCGTTGCCTCTGGCGGCAGGATTGGCAGTTGGGCATAGCTTTATTCCGCCGACGCCGGGCCCCGTTGCCGTTGCCGCATTGCTTGGTGCGGATTTGGGCTGGGTAATTTTGTTTGGTACGATCGCGGGACTGCCTGCCATGATTCTGGGCGGTATTGTCTTTGGCAAATATATCTCCGGCAAAATTAACGCCAAAGTGCCGGAATACATGATGATTGAAAATTACGGCATTTCTGCCCTGGGGAACGACGATGATGATGCGATCGATGAACCCGATCGGATTACGGCATCCCGTGCGCCCCAGTCTCCTGACACTGGAGTAGCGGTGCAGTCGCGTCCGCAGCAGGACATTCCGCAAACCGATCATCCTCGCGTCACTACCCTGCCTAGTTTTGGTGTCGTCCTGGGATTGATTCTGATTCCGCTGGTACTGATTCTGCTGAACACCGCCTCTGGCGTGATCTTCCCTGAGGGTAATGGAATTCGCAATTTCCTGGGCTTTTTAGGGCACCCCTTCACAGCACTGCTGATTGCAACCCTCCTGAGCTTCTATCTGCTGGGCACCAAACGGGGCTACTCTCGCCGCGAGATTCAGGAAATCGCCACAAAGTCACTGGAACCTGTGGGGCTAATTATTCTGGTGACGGGCGCGGGCGGCGTCTTTGGCAAAACCCTCGTTGCTACGGGTGTGGGTGAAGCATTGGCGGGTGCGATGGCGCAGTTTAACCTGCCTGTGATTGTGCTGGCATTCCTGCTGGCAGTTGCCGTTCGAGTATCCCAGGGTTCTGCAACCGTTTCAATGGTGACCGCAGCCGGACTGGTTGCCCCGGTGGTTCAGGCAGGCACCTATTCCGCTCCCGCCGTTGCCCTGATCACGATCGCGATCGCCTCTGGTGCAACGGTAATTTCCCATGTGAATGATTCTGGTTTCTGGCTCATCAGCCGTTATCTGGGTATTTCTGAAAAGAACACGCTGCGCTCCTGGACAGTCCTGGAGACGATCATTGGTGTTGTGGGTTTTCTGGTGGTGCTGGCGATCAGCTTCTTTGTTTAGATGATTTCAGAATGAATTCTAGGACTTCGTTACTATTGGGTTAATGATTGGGTCACGCATATGGACGCTTCCTATTTCATTGGGGTCGATGTCGGAACGACCAGCACGAAGGCGATCGCTTTTTCTGCCGAGGGTCAGGTGAAGGCGCAGGGTAGCCAGCTCTATGGGCTAAATGTCCCGCAGCCTGGCTGGGCAGAGCAAGACCCGGAGGAAATTCTGGCGGCAGTGGTGGCGGCGATCGGGCAGGTGATGCAGCAGATTGAACCCGCTTCTGTAGCAGCATTGAGCTTTAGTGCGGCAATGCATAGCGTGATTGCGATCGATCGGGAAGATAAACCGCTGACCCCAGCTATTATTTGGGCAGACAATCGCAGTACGGCTCAGGTAGAACGGCTGAAACAGGACGATACTGGACATTCGCTCTACCTGCGGACGGGCACGCCGATTCACCCGATGTCGCCGCTGCCCAAACTGCTCTGGCTGCGAGAAACCCTGCCCGATTTGTTCCAGAAAGCATCCCGGTTCATTTCTATTAAGGAATACATTTTCCATCGCTGGTTTAATCGCTATGTGGTGGATTATTCCATTGCCTCGGCAACGGGATTGCTGAATCTG from Leptolyngbya ohadii IS1 encodes the following:
- a CDS encoding C45 family autoproteolytic acyltransferase/hydolase, coding for MLRKFSVWRNLLLAVGMICLILIGRANASETILLQYRDLKLNIPLTELQQFAETGTPSEALQQFFEQSQQNPIDVRNALTTAISARSTPLIPKEFALLEISKAIGDPLRRERLEPLSKAFGEVLKNENQTFSLIDLLAAYPESTARLSLDELLPVYQDVNLFVTRISPILSVAEKLLPEMLCNCQAVVSDSDSPAAIAYQEGSQTVKSLLTEAPSASISKSTSTSTSSTSSTSTSPTSTSASAGKSIGESAEESTGKSIEESTEQVNRNAIAIASRSNQQSSPLPDKRLVIEFGPLRQYITIAELTEFVETGKLPGGWQFYLNIAGIKPEDLQIALTQEIKMNVRFLDRTLNSLLGEYLLFQVGQIVHTPSKLANIQALRSALVLSAADDNRITFLELLYHYPTQEMRINGARLARLGQTASRLRTVNLQQQVVSLEDWLVEVQASVAEQTCDCSQPIANSTVLAPLTIAPETRAKYLPPDWKPVAAHREDIGNLKVVWLEGTPYDMGYQHGQFLHDEIASIGQPVLETLRFVGRGLALGHLAKQRSYAYALEECRGLAAATQDLGITPDSCMVLAYGDVYQSVFGYTLPQELFWDGCSQFVAANAATVDGYLYHGSTVDNGTPIDYIINNPVVFVRQPQDGLPHVFVTYPGVLWPNSGLNVAGISLGLDTAETRNTEELSFSGGSNVQMMAQVLQGATSFEEAVTFMQSQPKVHPNIIMLTDGNSKQAGVLEFTGQSFAVRPLQDNGVLFATNHFVVSEMFDKQAPPDNSTLSRYARYEQLLQPEGQDSYYGRIDPTIMTQILRDRVNPYTLEASPTTTFDDNSSPGGNGSLRQAIYDPKRLKLWVAAGKPPVPQNPFVCLSLGKLLNFPNAEACTAPAIP
- a CDS encoding serine/threonine-protein kinase, translated to MNKPRSPIPTPSIRASRSSQRSGTTATGQRGSRRTDWGRGLVGVWALAAATATALNLGVVQFLERQVQTLFFEMRGAVTPPREIVILAIDESSLTQGEFFRSDPGRYADLAPIQSWPWERSAYAAVVDKLMAAGADAVAIDVIFSSPSSYGEQDDRQFAQVLQKYAGRVTLASQYGEVETLQGYTTQLTSPLLDFCDRPDCTGFINFPIEPNYRIHRLGESFLQQFLQNAPPAEAEVLPQTPSFAKSTLQAAQRSYPTPAGESIFFYGPANSFTQIPFWTVLDPEAWQVSLQSDTFKNKIVLIGSTAAVHQDFHAAPFSKSWLYPQPMSGVEVHANAIATLLEGRSIAEAVPQAPLRGLWVLVGVVGAGWWFTRQKQPLRRFIWAIGFAAGWLGVGYVLFVQARLIIPTAVPAGAIALSGLGQLIVGSAKEQVKKRQLRDTLKQYVTSPIVQEIISQHDDLQDLLRERELALAGKVLVSRYRITRVLGSGGFSETYIAEDLQRPGNPQCVVKQLRVASNNPKTLREAKRLFAIEAETLERLGRHDQIPRLLASFEEDQEFYLVQDYIQGQPLTREILPQRILPESRVVQMIAELLNVLAFVHSQGVIHRDLKPSNIIRRRSDDRLVLIDFGIAKKITTQLAEGSGNTKFTIAVGTPGYMPSEQSAGRPQFNSDIYALGMMAIEALTGQSAHILNHDARTGAIRWVQQARSVNPALAAILNKMVHHDFTQRYRSVQEVQRDLMALYPDLAIADGAIADESDKSAERPDAPLPRGLALETQNPDDDRTISLPEDWLNQEEMDGGFLDKTLPLPQHGLEE
- a CDS encoding FecR domain-containing protein, encoding MARRTIPVILAILSSTVLLAAEVYAQTPLNRAVVASMRNQVQLLRRNQSPRAARLSDAITPGEGVSTARASLAELRFNDGSLGRLGEQVVFWFSPGTRNFRLSNGTALFLITPGQGRTRIQTPNATAGIQGSALFVRYIPETDTTIIGALTDSGIEVFNRDGSQQEPLRGGQMAVAIGDRIEQVYDFDLNTFYETSTLVRGLAPGRDRPSNPSEAESRDAAISQVQEEMQTAIEQQQQIPADQAVETPDFVRVPERSAEEPPIETPVFNNFPEPSPANPTEALNPTDNPNFTQTPRPSEDPVRDNQPVNPVLDRDLQPPAPTPQNRLEQVTTDPRVDDRREPPRRPGDGNGRPDNPGNGRPDNPGNGNGRPDNPGVGRPDNPGNGNGRPDVGDRPGNGNGRPDNPGNGRPDNPGNGRPDNPGNGNGRPDIGDRPGNGNGRPDAGDRPGNGNGRPDNPGNGNGRPDVGDRPGNGNGRPDNPGTGRPDNPGNGRPDNPGIGRPDNPGNGRPDNPGTGRPDNPGNGRPDNPGNGNGNGRPDNPGNGNGRPDAGDRPGNGNGSGRPDNPGNGNGVPDVGDRPGNGNGNGNGNGNGRPNADDRPGNGNGGGNGQPSGGDRPGNDNGNGNNNGSGQPNAGDRPGNGNNNDNGRPNTGDRPGNGSGNAGSNGGGNGNGIVRPPGNNRPDRGNNGRN